From the Streptomyces sp. 846.5 genome, the window CACCCCGCAACTGCTCCCCGCCGTGGTCTCCACCAGCCTCGCCGCCGGCTCCCGCCGGATGAACGCCCGCAAGGTCCTGGTCAAACGGCTGGTGTGCATCGAGGACCTGGGCGACGTCGACGTCCTGTTCACGGACAAGACCGGAACCCTGACGCTGGGCCGCATCGACTACATGCGCGCGGTGGCGACCGGTGACGAGAAGCGGGGCACTGTCCTGCGCTGGGGACTGCTGTGCACCGAGAACGCCACGGGGGACGGCAAGGCCGTCGGTGGGAACCCGCTCGACCAGGCCCTGTGGCGATCACCCGCCGCCGCTGCGGAACGCTCCGCGGTCGCCGACTACACACGGCAGGCGGAACTGCCGTTCGACCACGAGCGCAACATGGTCTCTGTCCTCGTCCGGGACGCCAGGGGCACCACGACCCAGGTCACCAAGGGGGCGCCGGAGACCGTTCTGGAACGCTGCAGCAACGTGCCCGACGCAGCGCGCCAGGCTCTGGCGGCCGAATTCGCCGCCGGCAATCGTGTGATCGCCGTGGCCACCCGCTCCGTTGCCGCCGACACAGGCAGCCTCACCACCGAGGACGAACAGAGGCTGAGCCTGGCCGGGCTGCTGGACGAGGCGGACGCGATCCGGGGGCGGCGCGCCCGGATCGACCACGTTCTGAGCGGCGTCATCGACTTCATCGTCCAGAACCGCCACTACGCGGTGATGGCCTCCAGTGACCCCGCCGCCAAACGGCACGACAAGGACGAGCACGCCACCCAACTGGCCATCCGCGCCCGCACCCTGTTCTTCGGCGAGCGCCCGACCGCCGCCGAGCGCATCTCCTTCACCGCGGCCTTCTCCGTCGCGGAACACCTGCAGGAACTGGTCGACCTGACCGACGAGGAACTCAGGGAAGCCCTGCACACCACCATGCTCCGCATCCTGCGCACCCCCTGAGGGCTGCCCCGGGATCAGCGTGTCAGGTCGGCCCCGAGGGTGGGGTTCCGGGTGTTGCTGAGGAACGGAGTGGAGGGCAACCGCCCGTCGAGGCCGCGCGGGGCGGTGGTCGCGGGCGCGCCGGTGAGGTTCAGCACTGCCGTCGTCCAGCCGGACTGGTCCCAGGAGTTGCCGGTGTGCTGCGCCCGGCTGCCCAGCCAGGAGTCGGGGTGGTTCGCCAGGGCGAGGTCGTGCTGCAGGGTTGCGGCGGAGGAGACGAAGGCGAAGCCGGCCGCCCCGTTGCGGAAGGCGGTGTCGTCGGTCAGCCGGGCGGTCCCCGCGCTGCCGGTCTCGGTGAACCCGAAGCCGGCGTTGTCCCAGGCCGCGCTGTTCGAGGCGGTGCTGGCGACCGGGGTGCCGGTGTTGCCGCCGAGCTTGAATCCGCTGCCGCCGCCCGAGAAGGCCGTCATCCCCCAGCGGTTGACGCCGTTGCCGAACGACCAGGTGTGGTCGACGGCCACCGCGTCGCTGAATCCGCTCAGGTCGAGACCGTCCCCCGAGTTGTCGTAGATCCGGGTGCCCTGGATCCGGTTCCCGGTGCCGGAGCCGTCCCTGAACACCAGGCCGTCGACGTAGCCGCCGGACGACCCGGATTCGTGGTTGTCGAAGAAGTCGCTGTCGAGCACCAGGTTGTCGTGGGTCCCGGCCCCGTGGAGCAGCAGTCCGATCTGGCCGTTGCCGTGGACGCCGAGCCGGGCGAAGACATCGTCGTGGCAGGACTGGCAGACGTAGGCGTGGTCGGGGGCGTCGGCGATCTCGATGCCCTGCACGGTGAGATATCCGCCGCTCTGCGCCACGAGCGTTCCTGCCGGGAGCCGGGAGCCGTCGAGCACGGGGTGCTCGTCACGGTAGTTGCTCACCGTGATCCGGCGGTCGGCAGTGCCGGAGGACGCGAGGGTGATCGTTGCCGCCGGGTGGTAGCTGCCGCCGCGGAGGGCGACCGTCTGGCCCGGCCGGGCCAGGGAGACGGCCCGGGTCACGGTGGCGAAGGGCCGGGCGAGGGTGCCCGGATTGGCGTCGTCTCCGCCGGGGGCGACGTAGTAGTCCGCCGTCGCGACCCCGGCGTATGCAGGGGAAGGGGCCGTCGGGGTGGGCGCGGCCGTGGTGGTCGTGGCCGCAGGGGTCGGGCCCGGCAGCTGGGGGGCGGTCGCGGTCGGGGCCGCGCCGCGCGTCGACGGAGCGCTGTGCGAGTGGAGCAGTGGTGTCTGGTAGACCGTGAGGCCGATGACGGCGGCAACCGTCCCGGCGGCACCGACGGCCGCGATCGGCTTCGACACGATCCGGTGCAGACCGTTCCGGAGGGCGTGCAGCAGTGCGGACAGCGGTCCGGCGGCCAGGCCGTGCCGACCGACCAGGGCCGGGATTCCGGCTACCAGCACGGCGGGGACCGGCAGGGCGCGGAGCCGGATCGGCAGGTCGTCGATCGACCTGCGGACGACTGCCGCCTCGCACTGCGGGCATCCGGCCACATGGCGGCTGAGCCTGGTCAGCAGCCGTCCGCCGGCCGCGGCAGGGCCGCTTCCGTCGGCCGCAAGCGACGCGAGTTCGGGGCAGCGGGGCCGGGCCCGCCAGGCGGCCAGCACGTCGGTGGCGAGTTCGAGCCTGGCCTTCATCCGCTGGATGCGCACCGCGGTGTGCGGAAGGCTCAGTTGCAGGGCGTCGGCGACCTCACTGCGGGTCAACTGCCCGGCGGTCTCCTGCCACCAGAGCGCCAGGGTCTCGCGCTGGTCCTCGCTGAGCCATCGACTGGCCTCCAGCAGATCGTCGCCGGCCCGGGACAGGGCGTGCCGGTCGACGGCCAGATCGGCGAAGTCACCTGCCGGATCCGGGACTTCGGCAACGTCCGCCAGCGGCAGACGGCGGGCCGTCATGGCCTTGCTGCGCCGTCCGTGGTCGTGCATCTGCCGGATCGCGATGGCCAGCAGCCAGGAGCGGAACCGCTCCGGTTCGCGGAGCCGGGGCAGCGCCCGCATCGCGCGCAGCATGGTCTCCTGCACGACGTCGTCCACGTCCGGGTGCCCGTGCAGACCCCGTCCGACGACGTTGTAGACCAGCGGCAGATACTCCCGGAACAGGGCGCCCCGGGCGTCCGGGTCCCCGGAACGGGCGGCGTCGACCAGGTCGGTTCCGGTCAGCTGGGCCGCCGGGTCGGCCATGGGGTGTGCCGGGACGTTGCGCAATGCACCCTCGCAGAGTGGGCCGTCGGTGGGAGGCGCTCATGATGGCACACCCGCTTCCGGAGCGGCCAAGCTGGGCCGGGCGGTAGCTGCCCGCGCGAAAATTCATGGCCGGAACCGTGTTATCGACTTCCGGGGTGGTCCGTCTCCACTGTGACAACGGAGAAAGGATGGGGATGCACCTCAGTCGGCACAAGCGGGACAGGCGCCCCAGGCGGTCCATCGCGGCGGCGGTCATAGCGGCTGGTCTCGTCGTGGCGGGACTCGGCGTCGCGGCGGCTTCCACCGTCGCGGGATCCGGCGCGCAGGCGACCGTAGCGGTCGCCGGCACCTACAACCTCGCGGTCGCCAGAAGCGGGTTGTGCCTGGATCTGGTCGGTGCCAGTTCGGCTCCCGGCGCGCTGATCCAGCAGTGGGGTTGCAGCCCAGGGCAGAGCGACCAGCAGTGGATCCTGGTCGACCAGGGATCGGGCCGGTTCGCCATCAGGTCCGCCGCCAGCGGGTTGTGCCTGGACGTCCCGGGCGGCTCCACCGCGAGCGGAGTCCGGCTGCAGCAGTGGGGCTGCGCGACCGGGCAGGCCAACCAGCTGTGGACGCTGAAATCGACGCGGGACGGCACCTTCCAGATCGTCAACGCCAACAGCGGTCTGTGCGTCAGCGACGCGCAGGCGAGCACCGCGCCCGGCGCCGCCGTGACCCAGGAGACCTGCTCCACCAACAGCAACAAGCGCTGGTCACTGACCCCGGTCGGCACCACCGCCCCGAGCGCCTCGGCCTCCGCAACCGCCGCCCCGGGTACGACGATCACGGTCGCCGCGGACGGCTCCGGCGACGTCCGCACGGTACAGGCGGCGATCGACAGGGTCCCGGTGAACAACACCAAGCCGGTCACCATCGCCATCAGGAAGGGCACCTACCGGGGCGTCGTCTCCATCCCGAGCAGCAAGCCCTATGTGACGCTCAAGGGTCTCGGAGCGACCTCCGCCGACGTCGTGATCGTCGACAACATCTCGGCCGGCACCCTGAAGGCGGACGGGACGACGTACGGGACCTTCGGCAGCGCGACCGCGTTCATCGACGGCCACGACTTCTCGGCCTCGAATCTGACGATCTCCAACGACTACGACTACGCGGCCAGCCCGAGCCAGGCGCTGGCGCTGAGCCTGTCCGCCGACCGCGCGGTCTTCAGCAATGTGCGGCTCCTCGGCCACCAGGACACCCTGCTGGTCAACGACTCGGCCCGGGCCTACTTCGTGCAGTCCTACGTGGAGGGCACCGTCGACTTCATCTTCGGCGGCGGGACCGCGGTCTTCGACCGCAGCGAGATCCACGAGCTCGGCGGCGGATTCGTCACCGCGGCCAGCACGCCGACGACCAGGGCCTACGGTTTCCTCTTCTACCGGTCGAGCATCACCGGCGCCGGAACCGCCGGCACCGGCAGCCTGGGCCGCCCGTGGCGCCAGGGCGCGCAGGTGCTCTACCGCGAGTCCACCCTGGGCGCGTTCCTGAACACCGGTCAGCCCTGGAGCGACATGTCCGGCGCCACCTGGAAGAGCGCCCGGTTCGAGGAGTACAGGAACACCGGGGCCGGGGCGACGACCAACTCCAATCGGCCGCAGCTGAGCGACGCCCAGGCGGCGAACTACACCCCGGCCGCGTACCTGGCCGGCTCGGACGGGTGGAACCCGACCACGAGCACCGCCTCCGGCACGGTCTGCAAGCCCAGCAGCTACGGGGCGAAGGCCGACGGACTGACGAAGGACACCGCGGCCATCCAGAAGGCGATCAACGCCTGCGCCGGTAACGGCACCGTCGAACTGACCAGCGGCAGCTACCTTTCCGGCGCGCTGACCCTGGCCGGCGGCCTCACCTTCACCATCGACTCCGGAGCGACCCTGCTCGCCTCGAAGGACGCGGCGGACTACCCGCTCTCCGGAGGGAAGTTGACGCCGCTGCTTGGGGCGTCCGGGGTGAAGGACCTCACCATCAGCGGCGCGGGCACCATCGACGGCCAGGGCGCCCCCTGGTGGGCCCTGATCAACAAGGAGAAGGCGGCCGGCCAGACCCTGTCGTCCCGACCCGGCCTGGTGTCGATCAGCGACGCCTCGCAGGTGAAGCTCACCGGGATCACGCTGAAGAACGCCCCGAACGTGCACATCACCTTCAAGAAGGTGACCACGGCCGCCGTCGACCGGATCACGGTCTCCTCGCCCTCGAACTCGCCCAACACCGACGGCATCGACGTGTGGTCGTCCTCGGGCGTCGCGGTCACCGACAGCACCTTCGACGACGGCGACGACAACATCGCCATCGACTCCTCGTCGCAGGACGGTCCGTCCCACGACATCTCACTGAGCGGCTGCACCGTCCTGCACGGCCACGGCCTGTCCATCGGCAGCTACACGGCCGGCGGCGTCTACAACATCGACATCCATGACGACACCCTCAACGGCACCACCGCCGGGGTACGGATCAAAACCGCGCGGGGTCGGGGCGGCGAGGTCCACGCCATCACCTACAAGAACCTGACGATGACGAACGTGACCACCCCGATCCAGGTCGTCGGCTACTACCCGACGGTTCCGGCCGACGGCGACGCCGCCCAGGCGGTCACCAGCACCACGCCCGACTACCACGACATCACCATCGCCGACATCAACGCGACCGGCGCCACCACGGCCGGGCAGATCGTGGGCCTGCCGGAACAGCCGATCACCGGGTTGACCCTGACCTCGGTGACGATCGCCGCGAAGACCGGGCTGACCGTGCGCAACGCCACGGTGACCACGACCTCCACCAGGATCGAGCCGGCCTCGGGCCCGGCCTCCCTGCTGCAGAGCAGGGCCACCCTCAACTAGCGGCACAGTACATCCCCCACCGGTCGGGGCCGCCCGATCCCGGGCGGCCCCGACCGAACCGGCCCACAATGGGGCCATGCCGCTTCAACAGGTAGCCGCGGCCTCGCAGGCCACCGCTGCGGAGCCGGCCCGCAACGCGAAGGTCGCCCTGCTCGCCGACCTGCTCCGCGGGCTCGATCCGGCGGACCGGCACGCCGTCGTCGTCCTGCTGTCCGGCGAGTCGCGCCGGATGCGGGTCGGTGTGGGACCGGCGGCGCTGCGCGACCTGCCCCCCGCCGCCGAGCAGCCGCAGCTGGGCGTCGCCGAGACCGAGCAGGCCCTGCACACCATCGCCGAACTGCAGGGACCCGGCTCCCAGGCCGAACGCCACCGGTTGCTGGACTCCCTGCTCTCCCGGGCCACCGCCGAGGAACAGGTGTTCCTGCGCGCGGTGCTCATCGGCGACCTGCGGCAGGGCGCGCTGGACGCCGTGATGGGCGACGCCGTCGCCAAGGCCGCCGGGGTTCCCGTGGCGGACGTCCGCCGGGCGCTGATGTTCCGCGGATCGGCAGCGGCCGTCGCCGACGCGGCGATGACCGGCGGCAGGGCCGCACTGCAGGCGTTCGGCCTTGAGGTCGGGCGACCGGTACGGCCGATGCTGGCCGCCTCCGCGCCGGACGTCGCCGCCGCCCTGGACCGCGTCAGACCCGCCGCACTGGAGTGGAAACTCGACGGCATCCGGGTTCAGGTCCACCGCGACGGGGACCGGATCGGTGTCTTCACCCGCAGCCTGGACGACATCACCGCCCGCGTCCCCGAGGTGGTGGAGGCGGTGCGGGCGCTGCCGGTGCGTTCGGTCGTCCTCGACGGCGAGGCCCTGGCCCTGGGCCCGGACGGACGCCCCCAGCCCTTCCAGGTCACCGCCGCGCGCACGGCCTCCCGCAAGGACACCGAGGCGCTGCGCGCCAAGGTCCCGCTGAGCGTCTTCTTCTTCGACCTGCTCCACCTCGACGGCGCCGACCTGCTGGACGCGCCCGCGCAGCGCCGCGTCGACGCGCTGGCGGCGACGGTGCCTCCGGAGCTGCGGGTGCCCCGGCTGGTCACCGCCGACGACGGCGACGCCCGTGCGTTCCTCCGCGACTCCCTCGCCCACGGCCACGAGGGAGTCGTCGTCAAGGACCCCGACGCCCCCTACGCGGCCGGCCGCCGCGGCGCGGGATGGATCAAGGTCAAGCCCCGGCACACCCTGGACCTGGTGGTCCTGGCCGCCGAATGGGGCAGCGGACGCCGCCAGGGCTGGTTGAGCAACCTGCACCTGGGGGCGCGGGCGGACGGCGCGGAAGGGCTGCCGGAGGGCACGGGCGAATGGGTCATGCTCGGCAAGACCTTCAAGGGGCTCACCGACGAGATCCTCGCCTTCCAGACCCGCGAACTGCTGCTGCGGGAGGTCCGCCGGGACGACTGGGTGGTCCACGTCCGCCCCGAGCTCGTGGTCGAGATCGCCATCGACGGCCTGCAGCGCAGCCCCCGCTACCCTGCAGGACTGACCCTGCGCTTCGCCCGGGTCCTGCGCTACCGCGACGACAAGGGCCCGGCCGACGCCGACACCATCGCCACCGTCAGAGAGCTCGCGGCCGAAGGGCTGTGACCGCCTGGGGACGGTCAGCGGACGACGTCGAAGACCTGCTTCTGCAGCCCGTTGGAGTACGCCTCGTGCTCGACCAGCTTCAGCTTCTGGGCGTCCTTGTCCGTGGCGCTGAACAGGCGCTTGCCGGCGCCGAGGAGCAGCGGATAGACCAGCAGGTGGTAGCGGTCGATCAGGCCCGCGTCGGAGAGGGCCTGGTTGAGGGTGGCACTGCCGTGGACGATGATCGGGCCGCCCTCGGTCTCCTTGAGGGCGGCGACGTCGTCGAGCGAGCGCAGGATGGTGGTCTCGCCCCAGTTGGAGACGAGCTGGTCGTCGGTGAGGGTGGTGGAGACGACGTACTTCGGCATGGTCCGGTACTGGGCGAACTCCGCCATGTCGGGCCAGACCGGGGCGAAGGCCTGGTAGCTGACCCGGCCCATCAGGATCGCGGTGGACTCCTGCTGCTCGCGTCCCTTGATCTCAAAGGCCTCGGGGACGAACTCGACCTCCTTGAAGGTCCAGCCGGAGTTGCGGTAGCCGGGTTCGCCTCCCGGCGAGTCCACGACGCCGTCGAGGGAGATGAAGGCGGTGCTGATGAGAGTGCGCATGGGGGGCTCCTTGGGTGTCTCGTGGGGGCGCTTCACCTCAGCTACGAACGGCGCGGGCCCGATTCGACATGTGGCGACGAAAATATTCTTGGCTACTGTCCGAGCGCCCGCCAGGCGGCCGGCGGCAGGTCCGTCGCGGCCCAGGCGGTGGCCGAGCGCGCCTGCTCGGCCGAGCGGACGCCGGCCACGACGCAGGCGACGGCCGGGTGGCGCAGCGGGAAGCGGATCGCGGCGTGCGGAAGCGTGGCACCGTTCCGGTCGCAGGCCAGGGCGAGCGCACGGGCCCGCCGGAGCAGCGCCGCCGGCGCCGGACCGTAGTCGAAGCGGGCGTCGTCCGGGGGCCAGGGGTGGGCCAGCAGACCGGAGTTGAAGGGCGCGGCGGTACGGTCGGCCAGGGTCCATCGGCCCGCCACCATCACCACGTCCAGGTCCGTCTCGGCGACGATCCGCAGCAGCGGGGCGACGGCGTTCATGCCCGCGCCGATCGCGCCGACGACCCCCTGCTCGCGCAGCTCGGCGACAGCCGGGATCGCCTGGCTGATCGCGGCGTCGAGATGGTCGTCCGGGTCGTGGACGTAGACGACGTCGATCCGGTCCAGGCCGAGTCGCCGCAGGCTTGCCTCCAGGCTGCGCAGGACCCCGTCGCGGGAGTAGTCGGCGCGGCGCAGCAGGGTGTCGGGGACCGCGAAGCCCCCGGCCGCCAGGTCCGACCCGGTCGGCGCGGGGCGCCGCCACCACCGAGGCGACCAACTACTCCGTCGCCGCCACCGCCGTCACCGGCCGCTACCTACGGCTGACCATCACCGGCTCGAACTACAACGGCGGCAGCGTCTACGCGTTCCAGGCCTACTTCACGCCCTTGCCGCCCAGCACCGACACCACGCCGCCGACCGCCCCCGGACAGCCGGTGATCACGCCGCGGCTGCCCAGCGTGGCCGACCTGAGCTGGCCGGCGGCGACCGATGACGTGGGCGTGACCACCTACGCGGTGTACCAGGACGGCAAGCGGATCGCCGTCACCGACCGGACCAGCAACCGGGTCACCGGCCTGAGCCCGCAGACCGCCTACACCTTCACCGTCGTGGCCCGCGACGCGGCGCTCAACGAGTCCCCGGCCGGCCCCGCGGCCAC encodes:
- a CDS encoding HAD-IC family P-type ATPase, producing MNVPAATESVAAPAGVVTAGSLPARQLLRALGTSADEGLSGAEVTRRLVQFGPNAVSSHRARVLPVLWHQLRSPLLGLLLIAAIASYLVGERSDAVIIGVIVAVSVGLGFVNEYRAEKAAEALHSQIHHTCVVTRDGKPADVDVTALVPGDLVELHLGDIVPADIRLLAVTGLECDESVLTGESLPVDKTTAAVPAGTPLAELTGCALMGTMVRAGSATGVVVATGARTEFGKIAAGLNTHQLETAFQVGLRRFSMLLAYVAGALTTSIFVINVVLHKPIIDALLFSMAIAVGITPQLLPAVVSTSLAAGSRRMNARKVLVKRLVCIEDLGDVDVLFTDKTGTLTLGRIDYMRAVATGDEKRGTVLRWGLLCTENATGDGKAVGGNPLDQALWRSPAAAAERSAVADYTRQAELPFDHERNMVSVLVRDARGTTTQVTKGAPETVLERCSNVPDAARQALAAEFAAGNRVIAVATRSVAADTGSLTTEDEQRLSLAGLLDEADAIRGRRARIDHVLSGVIDFIVQNRHYAVMASSDPAAKRHDKDEHATQLAIRARTLFFGERPTAAERISFTAAFSVAEHLQELVDLTDEELREALHTTMLRILRTP
- a CDS encoding sigma-70 family RNA polymerase sigma factor, translated to MADPAAQLTGTDLVDAARSGDPDARGALFREYLPLVYNVVGRGLHGHPDVDDVVQETMLRAMRALPRLREPERFRSWLLAIAIRQMHDHGRRSKAMTARRLPLADVAEVPDPAGDFADLAVDRHALSRAGDDLLEASRWLSEDQRETLALWWQETAGQLTRSEVADALQLSLPHTAVRIQRMKARLELATDVLAAWRARPRCPELASLAADGSGPAAAGGRLLTRLSRHVAGCPQCEAAVVRRSIDDLPIRLRALPVPAVLVAGIPALVGRHGLAAGPLSALLHALRNGLHRIVSKPIAAVGAAGTVAAVIGLTVYQTPLLHSHSAPSTRGAAPTATAPQLPGPTPAATTTTAAPTPTAPSPAYAGVATADYYVAPGGDDANPGTLARPFATVTRAVSLARPGQTVALRGGSYHPAATITLASSGTADRRITVSNYRDEHPVLDGSRLPAGTLVAQSGGYLTVQGIEIADAPDHAYVCQSCHDDVFARLGVHGNGQIGLLLHGAGTHDNLVLDSDFFDNHESGSSGGYVDGLVFRDGSGTGNRIQGTRIYDNSGDGLDLSGFSDAVAVDHTWSFGNGVNRWGMTAFSGGGSGFKLGGNTGTPVASTASNSAAWDNAGFGFTETGSAGTARLTDDTAFRNGAAGFAFVSSAATLQHDLALANHPDSWLGSRAQHTGNSWDQSGWTTAVLNLTGAPATTAPRGLDGRLPSTPFLSNTRNPTLGADLTR
- a CDS encoding pectinesterase family protein, with product MAGLGVAAASTVAGSGAQATVAVAGTYNLAVARSGLCLDLVGASSAPGALIQQWGCSPGQSDQQWILVDQGSGRFAIRSAASGLCLDVPGGSTASGVRLQQWGCATGQANQLWTLKSTRDGTFQIVNANSGLCVSDAQASTAPGAAVTQETCSTNSNKRWSLTPVGTTAPSASASATAAPGTTITVAADGSGDVRTVQAAIDRVPVNNTKPVTIAIRKGTYRGVVSIPSSKPYVTLKGLGATSADVVIVDNISAGTLKADGTTYGTFGSATAFIDGHDFSASNLTISNDYDYAASPSQALALSLSADRAVFSNVRLLGHQDTLLVNDSARAYFVQSYVEGTVDFIFGGGTAVFDRSEIHELGGGFVTAASTPTTRAYGFLFYRSSITGAGTAGTGSLGRPWRQGAQVLYRESTLGAFLNTGQPWSDMSGATWKSARFEEYRNTGAGATTNSNRPQLSDAQAANYTPAAYLAGSDGWNPTTSTASGTVCKPSSYGAKADGLTKDTAAIQKAINACAGNGTVELTSGSYLSGALTLAGGLTFTIDSGATLLASKDAADYPLSGGKLTPLLGASGVKDLTISGAGTIDGQGAPWWALINKEKAAGQTLSSRPGLVSISDASQVKLTGITLKNAPNVHITFKKVTTAAVDRITVSSPSNSPNTDGIDVWSSSGVAVTDSTFDDGDDNIAIDSSSQDGPSHDISLSGCTVLHGHGLSIGSYTAGGVYNIDIHDDTLNGTTAGVRIKTARGRGGEVHAITYKNLTMTNVTTPIQVVGYYPTVPADGDAAQAVTSTTPDYHDITIADINATGATTAGQIVGLPEQPITGLTLTSVTIAAKTGLTVRNATVTTTSTRIEPASGPASLLQSRATLN
- a CDS encoding ATP-dependent DNA ligase; translated protein: MPLQQVAAASQATAAEPARNAKVALLADLLRGLDPADRHAVVVLLSGESRRMRVGVGPAALRDLPPAAEQPQLGVAETEQALHTIAELQGPGSQAERHRLLDSLLSRATAEEQVFLRAVLIGDLRQGALDAVMGDAVAKAAGVPVADVRRALMFRGSAAAVADAAMTGGRAALQAFGLEVGRPVRPMLAASAPDVAAALDRVRPAALEWKLDGIRVQVHRDGDRIGVFTRSLDDITARVPEVVEAVRALPVRSVVLDGEALALGPDGRPQPFQVTAARTASRKDTEALRAKVPLSVFFFDLLHLDGADLLDAPAQRRVDALAATVPPELRVPRLVTADDGDARAFLRDSLAHGHEGVVVKDPDAPYAAGRRGAGWIKVKPRHTLDLVVLAAEWGSGRRQGWLSNLHLGARADGAEGLPEGTGEWVMLGKTFKGLTDEILAFQTRELLLREVRRDDWVVHVRPELVVEIAIDGLQRSPRYPAGLTLRFARVLRYRDDKGPADADTIATVRELAAEGL
- a CDS encoding dihydrofolate reductase family protein, with the protein product MRTLISTAFISLDGVVDSPGGEPGYRNSGWTFKEVEFVPEAFEIKGREQQESTAILMGRVSYQAFAPVWPDMAEFAQYRTMPKYVVSTTLTDDQLVSNWGETTILRSLDDVAALKETEGGPIIVHGSATLNQALSDAGLIDRYHLLVYPLLLGAGKRLFSATDKDAQKLKLVEHEAYSNGLQKQVFDVVR
- a CDS encoding aldo/keto reductase gives rise to the protein MAAGGFAVPDTLLRRADYSRDGVLRSLEASLRRLGLDRIDVVYVHDPDDHLDAAISQAIPAVAELREQGVVGAIGAGMNAVAPLLRIVAETDLDVVMVAGRWTLADRTAAPFNSGLLAHPWPPDDARFDYGPAPAALLRRARALALACDRNGATLPHAAIRFPLRHPAVACVVAGVRSAEQARSATAWAATDLPPAAWRALGQ